A region of Plantactinospora sp. BC1 DNA encodes the following proteins:
- a CDS encoding glycoside hydrolase family 15 protein codes for MTDAFPPIDSYAFLSDTHTSALVAPDGAVEWFCVPRFDGDAVFARLLDRRAGVFSMTVAGADLPDRRYLPETLVLESRYRTASGTAVGHDFLALRAGSAEQPTHAVRLLVRRLTAERGTVRLAVRIAARPDYGRRDPGWSLTGTRWSTPEPCLRLHADLPFQLRDTDLCAEVELVEGQSVDVVLGYGSPPEGNGPAEPGDGAALLAETCRIWRDWSARSDYTGVEAAAVRHSALVLRGLCFDETGALVAAATTALPEEVGGVRNWDYRYTWHRDAALLLLALFRLGHAEEGRRYLRFLLDVCAGSADRLAPVVGIAGPMAEERVLPHLSGYADSSPVRVGNEAADQVQFDTYGHVLDAALAYQELTGELTEPEWAVLRHHVDTMAERWREEDHGVWEIRGPRRHYVNSKLMSWVCLDRGVTLAGMLGDDTAPVSTWCQARDDLRAEILDRGYDAGIGSFVLAYGSTELDASLLRIPLVGFLPGTDPRVLGTIDRIRERLGVAPALLRRYTTDDGLPGEEGAFLLCSFELVSALVLAGRVEQARDAFTELCRHAGPLGLYAEQLSADGIAFGNYPQAFTHLALIEAALNLDAAGDREALHAWAERSGRNS; via the coding sequence ATGACCGACGCGTTCCCGCCGATCGACTCGTACGCCTTCCTCTCCGACACCCACACCTCGGCGCTGGTGGCCCCGGACGGCGCGGTGGAGTGGTTCTGCGTGCCACGGTTCGACGGCGACGCGGTCTTCGCCCGGCTGTTGGACCGCCGGGCCGGCGTCTTCTCGATGACCGTGGCCGGTGCGGACCTCCCGGACCGGCGGTACCTGCCGGAGACACTGGTGCTGGAGAGCCGTTACCGGACGGCGTCCGGCACGGCCGTCGGACACGACTTCCTGGCCCTCCGGGCCGGCTCCGCCGAGCAACCGACCCACGCCGTCCGCCTGCTGGTCCGCCGGCTCACCGCGGAGCGCGGAACGGTCCGGCTGGCCGTCCGGATCGCCGCCCGGCCGGACTACGGCCGCCGCGACCCGGGCTGGTCGCTGACCGGCACGCGGTGGTCGACTCCGGAGCCGTGTCTGCGCCTCCACGCCGATCTGCCCTTCCAGCTTCGGGACACCGACCTCTGCGCCGAGGTCGAGCTCGTCGAGGGGCAGAGCGTGGACGTCGTGCTCGGCTACGGCAGCCCGCCGGAGGGGAACGGGCCGGCCGAGCCGGGTGACGGAGCCGCCCTGCTCGCCGAGACCTGCCGGATCTGGCGGGACTGGTCGGCCCGGAGCGACTACACCGGAGTGGAGGCGGCGGCCGTCCGACACAGCGCCCTGGTGCTGCGCGGACTCTGCTTCGACGAGACCGGTGCGCTGGTCGCGGCGGCCACCACCGCGCTGCCCGAGGAGGTCGGCGGGGTACGCAACTGGGACTACCGCTACACCTGGCACCGCGACGCGGCCCTGCTGCTGCTCGCCCTGTTCCGGCTCGGCCACGCCGAGGAGGGCCGGCGTTATCTGCGGTTCCTGCTCGACGTCTGTGCCGGATCGGCGGACCGGCTCGCACCGGTGGTCGGGATCGCCGGTCCCATGGCCGAGGAGCGGGTTCTGCCGCACCTGAGCGGCTATGCCGACTCGTCGCCGGTCCGGGTCGGCAACGAGGCCGCCGACCAGGTGCAGTTCGACACGTACGGGCACGTGCTGGACGCGGCGCTGGCGTACCAGGAGCTGACCGGCGAGCTGACCGAACCGGAGTGGGCGGTGCTTCGGCACCATGTCGACACGATGGCCGAACGGTGGCGGGAGGAGGACCACGGTGTCTGGGAGATCCGTGGACCGCGCCGGCACTACGTCAACTCGAAGCTGATGTCCTGGGTGTGCCTGGACCGGGGCGTGACCTTGGCCGGCATGCTCGGCGACGACACGGCCCCGGTGTCGACGTGGTGCCAGGCCCGGGACGACCTGCGCGCCGAGATCCTCGACCGGGGCTACGACGCCGGGATCGGCAGCTTCGTGCTGGCGTACGGGTCGACCGAGCTGGACGCGTCGCTGCTGCGCATCCCGCTGGTCGGTTTCCTGCCCGGCACCGATCCACGGGTGCTCGGCACCATCGACCGGATCCGTGAGCGGCTCGGTGTCGCCCCGGCGCTGCTGCGCCGCTACACGACCGACGACGGACTCCCCGGCGAGGAGGGCGCCTTCCTGCTCTGCTCCTTCGAACTGGTCTCGGCCCTGGTGCTGGCCGGACGGGTGGAGCAGGCCCGGGACGCCTTCACCGAACTGTGCCGGCACGCCGGTCCACTCGGCCTGTACGCCGAACAGCTCAGCGCCGACGGCATCGCGTTCGGCAACTATCCGCAGGCCTTCACCCATCTGGCGCTGATCGAGGCGGCGCTGAACCTGGACGCCGCCGGTGACCGGGAGGCGCTGCACGCCTGGGCGGAACGGTCGGGCCGGAACTCCTGA